One Chryseobacterium sp. StRB126 genomic region harbors:
- a CDS encoding sodium:solute symporter, with protein MSNIDWTVLIFTLVAVVVYGVFIGRGQKSNESYLKADNKMPWYIVLIGIMATQASAITFLSAPGQAYTDGMRFVQYYFGLPLAMIVICITFIPIFQRLNVYTAYEYLENRFDKKTRVLTSLLFLFSRGLSTGISIYAPSIILSSVLNWNIYLTNVLTGGILLIYTYVGGAKAIAHTQKLQFLIILGTMAFAGYLLIQNMPNGIGVNDALYLAGKSGKLNVITTEFDWKDKYNIWSGLIGGFFLALSYFGTDQSQVGRYITAKDNTNAKMGLLLNGLVKIPMQFSILLIGALLFAFFSLKPAPIYFNERSYQHLKESQPEQAAVFEKEHQDLQLKFNAESKEILKLKETHSPHLKKTIQDFKNTQAQVKALHGRVEEAINNSNYNAEKTDTNYIFLYFVKNTLPVGMIGLLFAVIFLASWGSISAALNSLAACSLKDVHLIFKKEIPDDATELKYSRLHTLAWGIFSIGVAMFATQMGSLIEAVNVLGSLFYGPILGIFLVAFYYKKITGSNVFISAILSEIAVIAVYNFDIVSFLWLNVIGAAAVIIFSAIGLLFYKQKAVNS; from the coding sequence ATGAGTAATATAGATTGGACAGTTCTCATTTTTACACTTGTTGCAGTGGTGGTTTACGGCGTATTCATCGGGCGTGGCCAAAAAAGCAACGAATCATACCTGAAAGCAGATAATAAAATGCCTTGGTATATTGTACTGATAGGTATTATGGCTACGCAGGCAAGCGCGATTACATTTTTGTCAGCCCCGGGGCAGGCTTATACAGACGGTATGCGTTTCGTTCAGTATTACTTTGGTTTGCCTTTGGCGATGATTGTGATCTGTATCACTTTCATCCCGATTTTTCAGCGCTTAAATGTTTACACGGCCTATGAATATTTAGAAAACCGTTTTGATAAAAAAACAAGGGTACTTACTTCACTGCTTTTTCTTTTTTCCAGAGGCTTATCTACGGGAATCAGCATTTACGCTCCGAGTATCATCTTATCAAGCGTTTTAAACTGGAATATTTATTTAACTAATGTTTTAACGGGGGGCATTCTGTTGATTTATACCTATGTTGGCGGTGCAAAAGCGATTGCTCACACCCAAAAATTACAGTTTCTTATTATTTTGGGAACCATGGCTTTTGCGGGGTATTTGCTTATTCAAAATATGCCGAATGGAATTGGGGTTAACGATGCGCTGTATCTGGCAGGAAAATCCGGAAAGCTCAATGTAATCACCACAGAATTCGATTGGAAAGATAAATACAACATTTGGAGTGGGCTGATTGGTGGTTTTTTTCTGGCACTTTCTTATTTCGGAACGGATCAGAGTCAGGTCGGGAGGTATATTACTGCGAAGGACAATACCAATGCAAAAATGGGCTTGCTGTTGAACGGATTGGTTAAAATTCCGATGCAATTTTCTATTCTCCTGATCGGTGCCTTGCTTTTCGCATTCTTTTCTCTAAAACCGGCTCCGATTTATTTTAACGAACGCTCTTATCAACATTTAAAGGAATCACAACCTGAACAGGCTGCGGTATTTGAAAAAGAGCATCAGGATTTACAACTAAAATTTAATGCAGAATCGAAAGAGATTCTAAAACTAAAAGAAACTCATTCTCCCCATCTCAAAAAAACAATTCAGGATTTTAAGAACACACAAGCCCAGGTAAAAGCACTTCACGGCAGGGTAGAGGAAGCTATTAATAACTCGAACTATAATGCAGAAAAAACGGATACCAATTACATTTTCCTGTATTTCGTTAAAAATACCTTACCTGTAGGGATGATCGGTTTATTGTTTGCCGTCATTTTTCTGGCCAGCTGGGGTTCAATTTCTGCGGCGCTGAATTCCCTTGCTGCCTGCTCATTAAAAGATGTTCATTTGATATTTAAAAAAGAAATTCCTGATGATGCCACCGAATTAAAGTATAGCCGCCTGCATACTTTAGCTTGGGGTATTTTCTCAATCGGTGTAGCTATGTTTGCCACTCAAATGGGTTCTCTCATTGAAGCGGTTAATGTATTAGGTTCTCTTTTCTACGGTCCGATATTAGGGATTTTTCTGGTCGCTTTTTACTATAAAAAAATCACCGGTTCCAATGTATTTATTTCTGCAATATTATCAGAAATCGCGGTTATTGCCGTTTATAATTTTGATATCGTTTCTTTCCTTTGGCTCAACGTTATTGGGGCAGCGGCAGTGATTATATTTTCCGCAATCGGATTACTGTTTTATAAGCAGAAAGCAGTAAATTCGTAA
- a CDS encoding PIG-L family deacetylase: MFKKVSTVFILGFYTVFCSAQQVRPSKSSEIYRELKTLKQLPKVLYLAAHPDDENTGLLSWLINDQNVETGYLSLTRGDGGQNLLGTEQGAALGLIRTHELLEARKLDGAQQFFTRAIDFGFSKNTTDTFKQWDVDGITADVVWVIRQFRPDVIICRFPPTAAAGHGQHAASAVVAEKAFKLAGDKTAFPDQLKYVNTWQPKRVLWNTFRFGGVNTTAENQLKVTVGQYDAQLGMGYGELAGLSRSLHKSQGAGTQSVAGIRTEYFAHVIGEPAKANLFDGVVKTWTSKGNADIDQSLDKIISAFNFNNPDFSLPALLALRKKVMALKDADLKKDKIKSLDHIILSCAGFMGEVVTNQAEAVAGDHYSFRLNLISRAANSVVLEDVQWLSQSASFNRRLSKDSLITIQHDIQIPADAALTEPYWLAKPATNAATFSVPNDTLIGLPEAESPLNVLLGLKIGSENFQVKLPLSFKKLDPVRGDVVEALRIVPALELKFTQPLYWVKENEDLHLSLNVKVNSNRPYTKGILNLMYNGERLGSADVSSLNGKDTTIDYVIPKTKLAAIHSSRLQLDANFVADGVAYHKKQILIQYPHLPTLQYFSPATVTVMKGDIQAKVKKVGYIEGAGDFIPEFLRIAGIQVDVLKDEDFYGTLDETAGNGSQNKLSQYDAIVLGVRANNTEKKLGRWMPFLWSYVKSGGNLVMQYNTSQDTTVDQLGMYNFSIANKRVTEENAAVTFLNPNHKLLNFPNKITADDFKGWVQERGAYFPAQWDAAYEPLFEMHDTDEEPQQGSTLYAQYGKGNFIYTPLAFFRQLPAGNVGAARLFFNFLSAQKN, from the coding sequence ATGTTCAAAAAAGTAAGCACTGTATTTATCCTAGGATTTTATACGGTTTTTTGTTCGGCCCAACAGGTCCGGCCATCAAAATCATCTGAAATTTACCGTGAACTCAAAACCCTTAAACAGCTGCCTAAAGTTTTATACCTTGCAGCTCATCCCGATGATGAAAATACGGGATTGCTCTCCTGGTTAATCAACGACCAAAATGTAGAAACGGGCTATTTGTCTTTGACCAGAGGGGATGGTGGGCAGAATTTATTAGGCACAGAGCAGGGTGCTGCATTGGGTTTAATCAGGACACATGAGCTTTTAGAGGCAAGAAAGTTAGACGGCGCCCAACAGTTTTTTACCAGAGCGATTGATTTTGGGTTTTCTAAAAACACTACCGATACCTTTAAACAATGGGATGTAGACGGTATTACAGCGGATGTAGTCTGGGTAATCCGTCAATTTCGTCCTGATGTTATCATCTGTCGTTTTCCTCCTACTGCTGCGGCAGGTCACGGACAGCATGCGGCTTCGGCCGTGGTTGCGGAAAAAGCTTTTAAGCTGGCAGGTGACAAAACGGCTTTTCCAGACCAACTAAAATATGTTAATACATGGCAGCCAAAACGTGTACTGTGGAATACCTTTCGCTTTGGTGGGGTCAATACGACAGCCGAAAATCAACTGAAAGTTACCGTTGGGCAATATGATGCGCAATTGGGAATGGGCTATGGTGAATTGGCAGGATTAAGCAGAAGTTTACATAAAAGCCAGGGTGCGGGAACACAATCTGTAGCCGGCATCAGAACAGAATATTTTGCCCATGTTATTGGTGAACCTGCAAAAGCAAACCTTTTTGACGGAGTAGTTAAAACCTGGACTTCAAAAGGAAACGCTGATATTGACCAATCATTAGATAAAATTATTTCCGCTTTCAATTTCAATAATCCAGACTTTAGCTTGCCTGCTTTGCTTGCTTTGCGAAAAAAAGTGATGGCACTAAAAGATGCAGACCTGAAAAAGGATAAAATTAAATCTCTTGACCATATCATTTTAAGCTGTGCCGGATTTATGGGCGAGGTGGTGACCAATCAGGCCGAAGCTGTTGCCGGAGATCATTATAGTTTCAGATTAAATCTGATTTCAAGAGCTGCAAATTCTGTGGTTTTAGAAGATGTACAATGGTTAAGTCAATCAGCAAGCTTCAATAGAAGACTATCAAAAGATTCTTTAATTACCATTCAGCATGACATTCAGATTCCTGCGGATGCAGCACTCACCGAACCTTACTGGTTGGCAAAACCAGCCACGAATGCAGCAACTTTCTCTGTTCCAAATGATACTTTAATCGGTTTGCCTGAGGCAGAATCACCGCTGAATGTTTTGCTTGGTTTAAAAATCGGTTCGGAAAATTTTCAGGTTAAGCTTCCTTTATCTTTCAAGAAATTAGATCCGGTGCGTGGTGATGTGGTAGAAGCCTTGCGCATTGTTCCTGCATTGGAACTTAAATTTACACAACCATTGTATTGGGTTAAGGAAAATGAAGATCTACATTTGAGTTTAAATGTTAAGGTTAATTCTAACAGACCATATACTAAAGGAATTCTCAACCTGATGTATAACGGAGAGCGATTAGGCAGCGCTGATGTAAGCTCGCTTAATGGAAAAGATACTACCATCGATTACGTTATTCCCAAAACTAAGCTTGCCGCAATACATTCATCACGTTTGCAATTGGATGCCAATTTTGTGGCAGATGGAGTCGCTTATCATAAAAAACAAATATTAATTCAGTACCCGCATTTACCCACCTTACAATATTTTTCGCCTGCAACGGTAACCGTCATGAAAGGTGATATTCAGGCGAAGGTTAAAAAAGTGGGTTATATAGAAGGTGCGGGCGATTTCATTCCTGAGTTCCTACGCATTGCAGGGATTCAGGTAGATGTTTTGAAAGACGAAGATTTTTATGGCACATTAGATGAAACTGCTGGAAATGGTAGTCAAAACAAGCTATCACAATATGATGCCATTGTATTGGGTGTTCGTGCCAATAATACAGAGAAAAAACTGGGCCGCTGGATGCCTTTTTTATGGTCTTATGTAAAATCCGGAGGTAATTTGGTGATGCAGTATAATACCAGCCAGGATACCACTGTAGACCAATTGGGAATGTACAATTTCAGTATTGCCAATAAACGGGTTACCGAAGAAAATGCTGCGGTTACGTTTTTAAATCCCAATCATAAATTACTGAACTTTCCAAACAAAATCACTGCGGATGATTTTAAAGGCTGGGTACAGGAGCGTGGCGCCTATTTCCCTGCTCAATGGGATGCAGCGTATGAACCGCTTTTTGAAATGCACGATACAGATGAAGAGCCACAGCAGGGATCAACTTTATATGCCCAATACGGGAAGGGTAATTTTATTTATACACCGTTGGCATTTTTCAGACAGCTGCCTGCAGGAAATGTGGGAGCGGCACGTTTATTTTTTAACTTTTTATCTGCACAGAAAAACTGA